The Cyclopterus lumpus isolate fCycLum1 chromosome 12, fCycLum1.pri, whole genome shotgun sequence genome window below encodes:
- the cdc26 gene encoding anaphase-promoting complex subunit CDC26: MLRRKPTRLELKIDDTEEFESVKKELEARKRQREEAESGGVGGASVISVDIIGGGASASSSTAASRAELINERIGYKPHPKPATLPTLFGSLQF; this comes from the exons ATGTTGAGAAGGAAACCGACTCGTCTGGAGCTGAAGATCGACGACACGGAAGAGTTCGAGAGCGTCAAGAAAGAGCTTGAG gCCAGGAAGCGTCAGCGAGAGGAGGCGGAGTCAGGTGGAGTGGGCGGAGCTTCTGTCATCAGTGTTGACATTATCGGGGGCGGAGCCTCGGCTTCTTCCTCAACAGCAGCGTCGAGGGCGGAGCTTATCAACGAGCGAATCGGCTACAAGCCCCACCCCAAACCAGCCACGCTGCCCACCTTATTTGGAAGTTTacagttttaa
- the fer gene encoding tyrosine-protein kinase Fer isoform X1, producing MGFGRDLRNSHEGLLKLQDWELKLLETVKRFLTLRVKSDKEYSALLLSMTQQTEKQEAADYVSTVSKSWSQVIRQTEALGRVMRSHADDLNSGPLHRLATLIRDKQQVKKSYQSLHQQLESHNHKVTRTDLDKLKATYRQLSRDANNARDKYREALTKGRETERARERYDKATAKLHNLHNQYVLAVCGARTQQDEHRRRAGPALLDALQRMQEDMTLALKSILEEYCEISSLLTEEIVKVHQEISAAVEQIDPLAEYQHFIDAYRSPETQEASVEFDASLSDETDNLPANEILWNTLTADSLQVMLASASEELSLTQQNLRTKEALADDLDTKIQTSQQSAERKSDCVLLLSQKLSVLELHHAVQSLRGSEARLASQKALLDAKMAAAAASPPPVPPPPTLPYEDDARSVGSTDKTKERSSRFDTLRYSLAGMIRSPKAMLGSSSSQFFDVIPLSERPLADQEWYHGAIPRTEAQELLRQQGDFLVRESHGKPGEYVLSVFSAEQRRHFIIQYADSQYRFEGTGFSTIPQLIEHHFTSKQLITKKSGVVLLNPVVKDKKWILNHEDVVLGELLGKGNFGEVFIGTLQRDKMPVAVKTCKEDLPPELKIRFLSEARILKQYDHPNIVKLIGVCTQRQPIYIVMELVPGGDFLSFLRKKKDDLKTKQLVRFSVDAAAGMAYLESKNCIHRDLAARNCLVGEGSVLKISDFGMSRQEDDGIYSSSGLKQIPIKWTAPEALNYGRYSSDSDVWSYGILLWETFSLGVCPYPGMTNQQAREQVEKGYRMSCPKCCPDDVYKVMQRCWHYNPEERPKFSDLQRDIAALKKK from the exons aTGGGGTTCGGTCGGGATTTAAGGAATTCCCACGAGGGATTATTGAAGCTGCAGGACTGGGAGTTAAAG CTGCTGGAGACGGTGAAACGCTTTCTGACACTACGAGTGAAGAGCGATAAAGAATATTCTGCTCTCCTGCTCAGCATGACTCAGCAAACTGAAAAACAGGAAGCTGCTGACTACGTTAGCACCGTGAGCAAG tcCTGGTCTCAGGTGATCCGTCAGACGGAGGCCCTGGGTCGGGTCATGAGGAGTCACGCTGATGATCTGAACTCTGGTCCTCTGCACCGTTTGGCCACGTTGATCCGAGACAAGCAGCAGGTGAAGAAGAGCTACCAGAGTCTTCATCAGCAGCTGGAGAGCCACAACCAcaag GTAACCAGGACTGACCTGGACAAGCTCAAGGCGACGTATCGTCAGCTGAGCCGCGACGCCAACAACGCCAGAGACAAATACCGGGAGGCGCTGACCAAAG GCCGGGAAACGGAGCGTGCTCGGGAGCGCTACGACAAAGCGACGGCGAAGCTCCACAACCTCCACAACCAGTACGTGTTGGCGGTGTGCGGCGCCCGGACGCAGCAGGACGAGCACCGGCGCCGCGCCGGCCCGGCGCTGCTCGACGCTCTGCAGAGGATGCAGGAGGACATGACGCTCGCCCT TAAGAGCATCCTGGAGGAGTACTGTGAGATCAGCAGCCTGCTGACGGAGGAGATCGTTAAAGTCCACCAGGAGATCTCGGCGGCGGTGGAGCAGATCGACCCGCTGGCGGAGTACCAACACTTCATCGACGCCTACCG GTCTCCGGAGACTCAGGAGGCGAGCGTGGAGTTCGACGCGTCTCTGTCGGACGAGACGGACAACCTGCCGGCCAATGAGATCCTCTGGAACACGCTGACGGCCGACAGCCTGCAAGTCAT GTTGGCGTCGGCGTCGGAGGAGCTGTCGCTGACTCAGCAGAATCTGAGGACAAAGGAGGCGCTGGCCGACGATCTCGACACCAAAATCCAGACGAGTCAGCAGAGCGCCGAGCGGAAGAGCGA CTGCGTCCTGCTGCTCAGTCAGAAGCTCTCTGTCCTCGAGCTCCACCACGCCGTCCAATCGCTGCGCGGCTCCGAGGCCCGCCTCGCCTCCCAGAAGGCCTTGCTGGATGCCAAGATGGCCGCCGCCGCAGCCTCCCCGCCCCCGGTGCCGCCTCCCCCCACGCTACCCTACGAGGACGACGCCCGCTCCGTCGGCTCCACG GACAAAACGAAGGAGAGGAGCTCTCGGTTCGACACTCTGCGTTACTCTCTGGCCGGAATGATCCGGTCTCCTAAAGCCATGctgggctcctcctcctcg CAGTTCTTCGACGTCATCCCTCTGTCAGAGCGCCCCCTGGCGGACCAGGAGTGGTACCACGGCGCCATCCCGCGCACCGAAGCCCAGGAGCTGCTGCGGCAGCAGGGAGACTTCCTGGTGAGAGAGAGTCACGGCAAACCGGGAGAATACGTCCTGTCTGTGTTCTCTGCCGAGCAGCGGAGACACTTCATCATCCAGTACGCCGac AGTCAGTACCGTTTCGAGGGGACGGGTTTCTCCACCATTCCTCAGCTCATCGAGCATCATTTCACCTCCAAACAGCTGATCACCAAGAAGTCTGGAGTCGTGCTGCTGAACCCCGTCGTCAAG GATAAGAAGTGGATCCTGAACCATGAGGATgtggtgctgggggagctgctGGGAAAG GGTAACTTTGGCGAGGTGTTCATTGGGACGCTGCAGCGCGACAAAATGCCGGTTGCTGTCAAAACGTGTAAAGAAGATTTACCTCCAGAGCTGAAGATCAGGTTCCTGTCTGAGGCCAG GATCCTGAAGCAGTACGACCACCCGAACATCGTGAAGCTGATTGGCGTTTGCACGCAGCGACAGCCGATCTACATCGTCATGGAGCTGGTTCCTG GTggagacttcctgtcctttctgaggaagaagaaggacgaTTTGAAGACGAAGCAGCTCGTTCGCTTCTCGGTGGACGCTGCTGCCGGCATGGCGTACCTGGAGAGCAAGAACTGTATCCACAG ggACCTGGCAGCTAGGAACTGTCTGGTGGGAGAAGGCAGTGTGTTGAAGATCAGTGACTTTGGGATGAGTCGTCAGGAGGACGACGGTATTTATTCTTCTTCTGGACTCAAACAGATTCCCATTAAATGGACGGCGCCAGAGGCCCTGAACTACG GTCGTTACAGCTCCGACAGCGACGTGTGGAGTTACGGGATCCTGCTGTGGGAGACCTTCAGTCTGGGGGTGTGTCCTTATCCTGGGATGACCAATCAGCAGGCCCGAGAGCAGGTGGAGAAAG GTTACAGGATGTCCTGTCCTAAGTGTTGCCCTGACGACGTGTACAAAGTGATGCAGCGCTGCTGGCACTACAACCCCGAGGAACGGCCAAAGTTCTCCGATCTGCAGCGCGACATCGCCGCCCTCAAGAAgaagtga
- the fer gene encoding tyrosine-protein kinase Fer isoform X2, with the protein MGFGRDLRNSHEGLLKLQDWELKLLETVKRFLTLRVKSDKEYSALLLSMTQQTEKQEAADYVSTVSKSWSQVIRQTEALGRVMRSHADDLNSGPLHRLATLIRDKQQVKKSYQSLHQQLESHNHKVTRTDLDKLKATYRQLSRDANNARDKYREALTKGRETERARERYDKATAKLHNLHNQYVLAVCGARTQQDEHRRRAGPALLDALQRMQEDMTLALKSILEEYCEISSLLTEEIVKVHQEISAAVEQIDPLAEYQHFIDAYRSPETQEASVEFDASLSDETDNLPANEILWNTLTADSLQVMLASASEELSLTQQNLRTKEALADDLDTKIQTSQQSAERKSDCVLLLSQKLSVLELHHAVQSLRGSEARLASQKALLDAKMAAAAASPPPVPPPPTLPYEDDARSVGSTDKTKERSSRFDTLRYSLAGMIRSPKAMLGSSSSFFDVIPLSERPLADQEWYHGAIPRTEAQELLRQQGDFLVRESHGKPGEYVLSVFSAEQRRHFIIQYADSQYRFEGTGFSTIPQLIEHHFTSKQLITKKSGVVLLNPVVKDKKWILNHEDVVLGELLGKGNFGEVFIGTLQRDKMPVAVKTCKEDLPPELKIRFLSEARILKQYDHPNIVKLIGVCTQRQPIYIVMELVPGGDFLSFLRKKKDDLKTKQLVRFSVDAAAGMAYLESKNCIHRDLAARNCLVGEGSVLKISDFGMSRQEDDGIYSSSGLKQIPIKWTAPEALNYGRYSSDSDVWSYGILLWETFSLGVCPYPGMTNQQAREQVEKGYRMSCPKCCPDDVYKVMQRCWHYNPEERPKFSDLQRDIAALKKK; encoded by the exons aTGGGGTTCGGTCGGGATTTAAGGAATTCCCACGAGGGATTATTGAAGCTGCAGGACTGGGAGTTAAAG CTGCTGGAGACGGTGAAACGCTTTCTGACACTACGAGTGAAGAGCGATAAAGAATATTCTGCTCTCCTGCTCAGCATGACTCAGCAAACTGAAAAACAGGAAGCTGCTGACTACGTTAGCACCGTGAGCAAG tcCTGGTCTCAGGTGATCCGTCAGACGGAGGCCCTGGGTCGGGTCATGAGGAGTCACGCTGATGATCTGAACTCTGGTCCTCTGCACCGTTTGGCCACGTTGATCCGAGACAAGCAGCAGGTGAAGAAGAGCTACCAGAGTCTTCATCAGCAGCTGGAGAGCCACAACCAcaag GTAACCAGGACTGACCTGGACAAGCTCAAGGCGACGTATCGTCAGCTGAGCCGCGACGCCAACAACGCCAGAGACAAATACCGGGAGGCGCTGACCAAAG GCCGGGAAACGGAGCGTGCTCGGGAGCGCTACGACAAAGCGACGGCGAAGCTCCACAACCTCCACAACCAGTACGTGTTGGCGGTGTGCGGCGCCCGGACGCAGCAGGACGAGCACCGGCGCCGCGCCGGCCCGGCGCTGCTCGACGCTCTGCAGAGGATGCAGGAGGACATGACGCTCGCCCT TAAGAGCATCCTGGAGGAGTACTGTGAGATCAGCAGCCTGCTGACGGAGGAGATCGTTAAAGTCCACCAGGAGATCTCGGCGGCGGTGGAGCAGATCGACCCGCTGGCGGAGTACCAACACTTCATCGACGCCTACCG GTCTCCGGAGACTCAGGAGGCGAGCGTGGAGTTCGACGCGTCTCTGTCGGACGAGACGGACAACCTGCCGGCCAATGAGATCCTCTGGAACACGCTGACGGCCGACAGCCTGCAAGTCAT GTTGGCGTCGGCGTCGGAGGAGCTGTCGCTGACTCAGCAGAATCTGAGGACAAAGGAGGCGCTGGCCGACGATCTCGACACCAAAATCCAGACGAGTCAGCAGAGCGCCGAGCGGAAGAGCGA CTGCGTCCTGCTGCTCAGTCAGAAGCTCTCTGTCCTCGAGCTCCACCACGCCGTCCAATCGCTGCGCGGCTCCGAGGCCCGCCTCGCCTCCCAGAAGGCCTTGCTGGATGCCAAGATGGCCGCCGCCGCAGCCTCCCCGCCCCCGGTGCCGCCTCCCCCCACGCTACCCTACGAGGACGACGCCCGCTCCGTCGGCTCCACG GACAAAACGAAGGAGAGGAGCTCTCGGTTCGACACTCTGCGTTACTCTCTGGCCGGAATGATCCGGTCTCCTAAAGCCATGctgggctcctcctcctcg TTCTTCGACGTCATCCCTCTGTCAGAGCGCCCCCTGGCGGACCAGGAGTGGTACCACGGCGCCATCCCGCGCACCGAAGCCCAGGAGCTGCTGCGGCAGCAGGGAGACTTCCTGGTGAGAGAGAGTCACGGCAAACCGGGAGAATACGTCCTGTCTGTGTTCTCTGCCGAGCAGCGGAGACACTTCATCATCCAGTACGCCGac AGTCAGTACCGTTTCGAGGGGACGGGTTTCTCCACCATTCCTCAGCTCATCGAGCATCATTTCACCTCCAAACAGCTGATCACCAAGAAGTCTGGAGTCGTGCTGCTGAACCCCGTCGTCAAG GATAAGAAGTGGATCCTGAACCATGAGGATgtggtgctgggggagctgctGGGAAAG GGTAACTTTGGCGAGGTGTTCATTGGGACGCTGCAGCGCGACAAAATGCCGGTTGCTGTCAAAACGTGTAAAGAAGATTTACCTCCAGAGCTGAAGATCAGGTTCCTGTCTGAGGCCAG GATCCTGAAGCAGTACGACCACCCGAACATCGTGAAGCTGATTGGCGTTTGCACGCAGCGACAGCCGATCTACATCGTCATGGAGCTGGTTCCTG GTggagacttcctgtcctttctgaggaagaagaaggacgaTTTGAAGACGAAGCAGCTCGTTCGCTTCTCGGTGGACGCTGCTGCCGGCATGGCGTACCTGGAGAGCAAGAACTGTATCCACAG ggACCTGGCAGCTAGGAACTGTCTGGTGGGAGAAGGCAGTGTGTTGAAGATCAGTGACTTTGGGATGAGTCGTCAGGAGGACGACGGTATTTATTCTTCTTCTGGACTCAAACAGATTCCCATTAAATGGACGGCGCCAGAGGCCCTGAACTACG GTCGTTACAGCTCCGACAGCGACGTGTGGAGTTACGGGATCCTGCTGTGGGAGACCTTCAGTCTGGGGGTGTGTCCTTATCCTGGGATGACCAATCAGCAGGCCCGAGAGCAGGTGGAGAAAG GTTACAGGATGTCCTGTCCTAAGTGTTGCCCTGACGACGTGTACAAAGTGATGCAGCGCTGCTGGCACTACAACCCCGAGGAACGGCCAAAGTTCTCCGATCTGCAGCGCGACATCGCCGCCCTCAAGAAgaagtga
- the fer gene encoding tyrosine-protein kinase Fer isoform X3 has protein sequence MCLCQSWSQSLCVSPGLSLSLSLSQSWSQVIRQTEALGRVMRSHADDLNSGPLHRLATLIRDKQQVKKSYQSLHQQLESHNHKVTRTDLDKLKATYRQLSRDANNARDKYREALTKGRETERARERYDKATAKLHNLHNQYVLAVCGARTQQDEHRRRAGPALLDALQRMQEDMTLALKSILEEYCEISSLLTEEIVKVHQEISAAVEQIDPLAEYQHFIDAYRSPETQEASVEFDASLSDETDNLPANEILWNTLTADSLQVMLASASEELSLTQQNLRTKEALADDLDTKIQTSQQSAERKSDCVLLLSQKLSVLELHHAVQSLRGSEARLASQKALLDAKMAAAAASPPPVPPPPTLPYEDDARSVGSTDKTKERSSRFDTLRYSLAGMIRSPKAMLGSSSSQFFDVIPLSERPLADQEWYHGAIPRTEAQELLRQQGDFLVRESHGKPGEYVLSVFSAEQRRHFIIQYADSQYRFEGTGFSTIPQLIEHHFTSKQLITKKSGVVLLNPVVKDKKWILNHEDVVLGELLGKGNFGEVFIGTLQRDKMPVAVKTCKEDLPPELKIRFLSEARILKQYDHPNIVKLIGVCTQRQPIYIVMELVPGGDFLSFLRKKKDDLKTKQLVRFSVDAAAGMAYLESKNCIHRDLAARNCLVGEGSVLKISDFGMSRQEDDGIYSSSGLKQIPIKWTAPEALNYGRYSSDSDVWSYGILLWETFSLGVCPYPGMTNQQAREQVEKGYRMSCPKCCPDDVYKVMQRCWHYNPEERPKFSDLQRDIAALKKK, from the exons ATGTGTCTCTGTCAGTCCTGgtctcagtctctctgtgtcagtcctggtctctctctctctctctctctctcacagtcCTGGTCTCAGGTGATCCGTCAGACGGAGGCCCTGGGTCGGGTCATGAGGAGTCACGCTGATGATCTGAACTCTGGTCCTCTGCACCGTTTGGCCACGTTGATCCGAGACAAGCAGCAGGTGAAGAAGAGCTACCAGAGTCTTCATCAGCAGCTGGAGAGCCACAACCAcaag GTAACCAGGACTGACCTGGACAAGCTCAAGGCGACGTATCGTCAGCTGAGCCGCGACGCCAACAACGCCAGAGACAAATACCGGGAGGCGCTGACCAAAG GCCGGGAAACGGAGCGTGCTCGGGAGCGCTACGACAAAGCGACGGCGAAGCTCCACAACCTCCACAACCAGTACGTGTTGGCGGTGTGCGGCGCCCGGACGCAGCAGGACGAGCACCGGCGCCGCGCCGGCCCGGCGCTGCTCGACGCTCTGCAGAGGATGCAGGAGGACATGACGCTCGCCCT TAAGAGCATCCTGGAGGAGTACTGTGAGATCAGCAGCCTGCTGACGGAGGAGATCGTTAAAGTCCACCAGGAGATCTCGGCGGCGGTGGAGCAGATCGACCCGCTGGCGGAGTACCAACACTTCATCGACGCCTACCG GTCTCCGGAGACTCAGGAGGCGAGCGTGGAGTTCGACGCGTCTCTGTCGGACGAGACGGACAACCTGCCGGCCAATGAGATCCTCTGGAACACGCTGACGGCCGACAGCCTGCAAGTCAT GTTGGCGTCGGCGTCGGAGGAGCTGTCGCTGACTCAGCAGAATCTGAGGACAAAGGAGGCGCTGGCCGACGATCTCGACACCAAAATCCAGACGAGTCAGCAGAGCGCCGAGCGGAAGAGCGA CTGCGTCCTGCTGCTCAGTCAGAAGCTCTCTGTCCTCGAGCTCCACCACGCCGTCCAATCGCTGCGCGGCTCCGAGGCCCGCCTCGCCTCCCAGAAGGCCTTGCTGGATGCCAAGATGGCCGCCGCCGCAGCCTCCCCGCCCCCGGTGCCGCCTCCCCCCACGCTACCCTACGAGGACGACGCCCGCTCCGTCGGCTCCACG GACAAAACGAAGGAGAGGAGCTCTCGGTTCGACACTCTGCGTTACTCTCTGGCCGGAATGATCCGGTCTCCTAAAGCCATGctgggctcctcctcctcg CAGTTCTTCGACGTCATCCCTCTGTCAGAGCGCCCCCTGGCGGACCAGGAGTGGTACCACGGCGCCATCCCGCGCACCGAAGCCCAGGAGCTGCTGCGGCAGCAGGGAGACTTCCTGGTGAGAGAGAGTCACGGCAAACCGGGAGAATACGTCCTGTCTGTGTTCTCTGCCGAGCAGCGGAGACACTTCATCATCCAGTACGCCGac AGTCAGTACCGTTTCGAGGGGACGGGTTTCTCCACCATTCCTCAGCTCATCGAGCATCATTTCACCTCCAAACAGCTGATCACCAAGAAGTCTGGAGTCGTGCTGCTGAACCCCGTCGTCAAG GATAAGAAGTGGATCCTGAACCATGAGGATgtggtgctgggggagctgctGGGAAAG GGTAACTTTGGCGAGGTGTTCATTGGGACGCTGCAGCGCGACAAAATGCCGGTTGCTGTCAAAACGTGTAAAGAAGATTTACCTCCAGAGCTGAAGATCAGGTTCCTGTCTGAGGCCAG GATCCTGAAGCAGTACGACCACCCGAACATCGTGAAGCTGATTGGCGTTTGCACGCAGCGACAGCCGATCTACATCGTCATGGAGCTGGTTCCTG GTggagacttcctgtcctttctgaggaagaagaaggacgaTTTGAAGACGAAGCAGCTCGTTCGCTTCTCGGTGGACGCTGCTGCCGGCATGGCGTACCTGGAGAGCAAGAACTGTATCCACAG ggACCTGGCAGCTAGGAACTGTCTGGTGGGAGAAGGCAGTGTGTTGAAGATCAGTGACTTTGGGATGAGTCGTCAGGAGGACGACGGTATTTATTCTTCTTCTGGACTCAAACAGATTCCCATTAAATGGACGGCGCCAGAGGCCCTGAACTACG GTCGTTACAGCTCCGACAGCGACGTGTGGAGTTACGGGATCCTGCTGTGGGAGACCTTCAGTCTGGGGGTGTGTCCTTATCCTGGGATGACCAATCAGCAGGCCCGAGAGCAGGTGGAGAAAG GTTACAGGATGTCCTGTCCTAAGTGTTGCCCTGACGACGTGTACAAAGTGATGCAGCGCTGCTGGCACTACAACCCCGAGGAACGGCCAAAGTTCTCCGATCTGCAGCGCGACATCGCCGCCCTCAAGAAgaagtga